A stretch of Corallococcus exiguus DNA encodes these proteins:
- a CDS encoding winged helix-turn-helix transcriptional regulator: protein MPSDTEDDPIYRSDCPTRPILDQIGDKWSMMVLAVLVPGPRRFNALKRQLEGVTQRVLTQTLRKLERNGMVSRRVLGGSPPGVEYALTPLGRSLQEPFAALYDWTLAHIDAIQKHQEAYDREAVASARRSD from the coding sequence ATGCCGAGCGATACTGAAGACGATCCCATCTACCGGTCCGACTGCCCCACCCGCCCGATCCTCGATCAGATAGGCGACAAGTGGTCGATGATGGTCCTTGCCGTGCTCGTGCCCGGGCCGAGGCGGTTCAACGCCCTCAAGCGACAGCTTGAGGGAGTCACCCAGCGCGTGCTGACGCAGACGCTGCGAAAGCTCGAACGCAACGGGATGGTCAGCCGCCGCGTCCTCGGCGGCTCTCCGCCGGGCGTCGAGTACGCGCTCACCCCGCTGGGCAGGTCGCTCCAGGAGCCGTTCGCGGCACTGTACGATTGGACCCTCGCGCACATCGACGCGATCCAGAAGCACCAGGAAGCCTACGACCGCGAGGCGGTGGCCAGCGCTCGCCGTTCAGACTGA
- a CDS encoding SDR family NAD(P)-dependent oxidoreductase: MTRFKDKVVVVTGGSDGIGLATAKAFAAEGARVYITGRRQERLDEAVHEIGGATVGIQGDVGNLSDLDRLYERVKRDHGRVDVVFANAGISETVALGAIDEEHFDRVFGANVKGMVFSVQKALPLMTHGGTVILAGSASGSKGFPGLSVYNATKAAIRALARTWTTDLKSQGIRVNVVSPGVIETPAMQTYLQNNAGMEDVLKQMTPLGRLGQAEDVANAVLFLASNESSFVAGVELFVDGGVMAV, from the coding sequence ATGACGCGCTTCAAAGACAAAGTCGTGGTCGTCACCGGGGGAAGTGACGGCATCGGGCTCGCGACCGCCAAGGCCTTCGCCGCGGAGGGGGCCAGGGTCTACATCACCGGGCGCAGACAGGAGAGGCTCGACGAGGCGGTCCACGAAATCGGTGGCGCCACCGTTGGCATCCAAGGGGACGTCGGCAATCTCTCCGACCTCGACCGGCTCTACGAGCGCGTCAAACGCGACCACGGCAGGGTCGATGTCGTTTTCGCCAATGCGGGAATCTCCGAAACCGTGGCGCTCGGTGCGATCGACGAGGAGCACTTCGATCGCGTGTTCGGCGCGAACGTGAAGGGCATGGTCTTCAGCGTGCAGAAGGCGCTGCCCCTCATGACCCACGGAGGGACGGTCATCCTCGCCGGATCGGCCAGCGGCAGCAAAGGCTTCCCCGGTCTGTCGGTCTACAACGCGACCAAGGCCGCGATTCGCGCGCTCGCGCGTACCTGGACGACCGACCTGAAGAGCCAAGGCATCCGCGTCAACGTGGTTTCACCGGGGGTGATTGAGACGCCCGCGATGCAGACGTATCTCCAGAACAACGCGGGGATGGAGGACGTGCTGAAACAGATGACGCCGCTCGGGCGGCTCGGCCAGGCGGAGGACGTCGCGAACGCGGTGCTGTTCCTGGCGTCGAACGAGAGCAGCTTCGTCGCGGGCGTCGAGCTCTTCGTGGATGGGGGTGTCATGGCGGTGTGA
- a CDS encoding RrF2 family transcriptional regulator, which produces MHLTLHADYSLRVLMYLAARPGRPSSTQEIADAYGISKHHLVRVVQTLAQEGHVEVKPGRAGGVLLAKAPKDIRLGKVVRAAEPDFHLVECFDKERNTCPIAPACGLKGVLAEARDAFLATLDKYSLEDLLRRSRPGLSDLLLTPAAPQG; this is translated from the coding sequence TTGCACCTGACCCTTCACGCCGACTACTCGCTGCGCGTCCTCATGTACCTGGCGGCACGTCCCGGGCGGCCGTCGTCCACGCAGGAGATCGCCGACGCCTACGGCATCTCCAAGCACCACCTGGTGCGCGTGGTGCAGACGCTGGCGCAGGAGGGACACGTGGAGGTGAAGCCCGGGCGGGCCGGCGGCGTGCTGCTGGCGAAGGCCCCGAAAGACATCCGGCTGGGCAAGGTGGTGCGCGCGGCCGAGCCGGACTTCCACCTGGTGGAGTGCTTCGACAAGGAGCGCAACACGTGCCCCATCGCGCCCGCGTGCGGCCTCAAGGGCGTGCTGGCGGAGGCGCGCGACGCGTTCCTCGCCACGTTGGACAAGTACTCGCTGGAGGACCTGCTGCGGCGCTCCAGGCCGGGCCTGTCCGACCTGCTGCTGACGCCGGCCGCGCCACAGGGGTAG